The segment aataaaaaaattaattatatacaaatgtTTTGTTTATAAATATCTGATGATATAATTTATTAagcatttttaataaaaaatatattactctAAGTTTAGGAAAACCTAATAAATATAAGAACTGTTTTTGTAAAATTATTAAGGTAGATAAAAAGAATATGCCTATAATATTTTTTTGGTGTTAAATATAATATAATGATTTAGAAGAATTTATTATTATACTATCCCTCACacagtaatgtttttttttaaaagataatGTTAAAGGTTGAAGCTTGTCTAAAACATTCacaaatgtttttaaaaaaaaagtaaattacatGGATCGTCTTTCATGTAGGTGTTAAAAGACACGTTCAatctttattttcaaaaattaacttggATCATCCCTTATTTGATTAAAATTTACATGTTTCATCCCTATCAACATGAAATGACTCTATTACCCTTACCAATTTATTTAttccatttattttttttatttgtgataatttatctgttAGTTTTTCCGAGTTTTATTAAATAAGAAATCGAAGTGGACCCACACCCTTTTATACATTACCGCTCATTGTCCCAATTTTCAATTCTTCTCTCTAGCCCTTTTTTCTTATAGTTTACCGATCACATGAAGATGAAGGCATCGATGGAGTTGAAGGGCTTTCAATATCATTATCTTCTACTCTACAACATCTCTACTTTACAAGATGCAGAAGCAACTAAAGTTGAAGACTTGAGAATTGATGATGATTTTACCGTCACCATCAGGATGTTATACCATCTGATCCATATCGTATTCAAATCCTCTTCTTTAGGAGTTGTCAAAGTGCTGCAAAATTCCAGATATATGAAGACTGCTTAAGAACCCTAAATCTTTAAGTCGACTTGATACATGATCTTGAACATCCAgatgaagaattaatttgaaGAAATCGACAAGTGAGTGATTTCTGATTTTCACATTTTCGGAAAAGCTCGATTTTTgcaagttttcaaaacattagatgAAGATTATTTCTTGAATCTGTGATGGTGGACCGATTATGGTGGTGGTCGCTTGTATGAAGATTATAGGTTTGATTTGCAGGTTCAGTGATGAGTTTAATTTCGAGTTTGATTTTCATGTTCAATTGTAGGTATGTTATGGTGGACTAATTAAGaaattccaaaatcaaatcctAAAAAAATGAGAGATAGCTAACTGGAACTACAATCCATAATAGATCTCTCCAACAACCACAAAAAACGACAACTTTTGCACAAATAGATGAAAAAAGATACGAAGGGAAAGAGATGTTAACCTTTCGACTTCAAAGAAAGTGGGGTGGCGGGGTGAGATCACAAAGGTTAGtatttcttttttaaaattttaaataacaaTAAACAATATGAGATTAATTGAAAACTAAATATATAAGGTTAGTATGGTCATTTTAGatatggtttggactaaaactatATTAAAATTGTCTTTTAAGGATGAAACGTGCAAGTTTAAACCAAATGAGAAAGAGTCCggattaatttttgaaaatatgaaCCTTTTAGCACCTACAACTTTTTAATTTACTAAAAAAAATTACGGTCGATCCAAACtacatttatttttatattttggctTAAACACAATTATAAGAAATAGTTAAATTTAACatatagtttatataaaattacAATAGAGTAAAAGTATTGTTGGAAGCTATGTTCAACAAATGGGCACAATCCTTTTTCTGTCAAACTCTCTTCTTATGGAATAAGGTTCCATATTTTGACAATTTTGATCAATCGAATGAAATTGGTTTTCTATAAACGTAAATACCAAACAATCCCATTAAAATTCCACCAAAATTATACAATTACCCAAACAATCCAATTAAAATTCCACCAAAATTATACAATTACGTGAAAATTTGTGTAAACCTAACCACCATCTCATTTCTCATGCCTCATGTAGATTCCGTTGTTCTTGATGACGAGCCACTTCTTCCACCTGTGATGGCACTTCGTCGGCCGGAATTTCCTGCGGCGGCGGAGCGGCGGTGGTGGCCGTTTCACTCGACGAGACATTGCTCCCGCTGctctccaccaccaccacaggCACCGGCTCCCGCCGCGGAGGAGGGCCGAGCCTCCCATCGATACACGTGGAGCATTTGGTCTCCACCCACCCTTCAAAATCGTATTGCCCGTGACCCATGATCCGCCGACCGGAACACAACCTGCCTATCATGACAGCCACCGCACCCAAAACCATAATCACCGCCAGCACACCGATTACGGGTCCCACAGACCCATGACCCGAATGAGATTTGTACGCCTGTTCTTGGATTATCGGCGGAAAtggcggtggttgttgttgcgcTGGATCGAGCTCCGGCGTACTTGACATTGTTAAACTCTCAAAATCCAAGATTTTGTATATGACAAAAAGGGGAACTTATCAAGAACCAACAAATTAGGTTTTCAAGAATCCTTTTTCAGAAGACAGAAATATAAGCCGAAAGCACGATTCCCAAATTCGAAAACTTCAAACTGAGTGTGAAATTCCCAGAAAGAAAAAACAGAAACTGGGATTTCAAGATTCTTtcttaaaacaaacaaaaaaacttCACATTTGAAAATCCCAGAAAAATGAGCTGAATGACTAGACACAAACAGGGTTTTCAAGAATCTTTCCCCAAAACACTGAAATATAAGGTGAAATCAAGAAACCCAGATCCAAAGACTTCAAATTGAGCATAAACCTTTCGCATGAGTGAGTGTATCTGCTAATTCACCAAAAAAGTGAGACTTTTGAGCTGAATCAAGAAACTCAAAATGGGTTTTTTTAAGTGTGAAAATGcccaaaaaaagaaaaagatagaAATATGAGCAGAATCAAGAAACAAAACCCGCAGTTTCAAGAGCTCTTCACATTACTTGCATAAAAATCCCAAAAGAAGGAGAGAAGAATCAAGAAACACAAACTGAAAATTGTGAAAAAATTTCACATTAAATGTGAGGATTAGGGGTGGGGGACGCCCAATAAAATTACTTAGTTAAAAATGGTGGAGTGAAGTGAGGAATCTAATAAGGACATTTTATGGTACAATATGAATGGTGATATGAAAAGGGTATTTTCGGGGTGTCCAAAAGTTATTTCATGATTGAAGAGAGGAAAGACAAGATATATGCTAATTTGAGACTTTTCTGTTCTCCTTTTCTTCACAATCACATGCTGTTTGAATAGTGGAAGTGGAACAAGAAATCAACCACAGTAAATTTCATTTTGACTTGTGTGACTTTCTTTTCCCTTTTAATTCAACCCTTTAATAGCCCACATGGGAGCCAATTAGGGCTAGTGTTTCGGCCTTTCGGGCATGGTTAATGGTTATTTAACATTATGTTCAGGGGTCCGCGTCCGTCCTCAGTAATTAGGTTTCAACCAATTTTGATTTAATTGATTTGTGTGTGGAATATTTTTTATTCTCATAAACTCATTCTCAATATATATATTGGACAAGTAAGCAAGGTATTTGTAATTTAGGGTTTGGTAAAAATCATATGTGTCTTATAGTAGTTTTTAAGCTAGCTTATTAATAGGTTATTTTAAGATAGCTTATTGATAAACTAGATAAAGATCGACCTGGTTAATTTTAAGTTAACATCAGGACATAAATATGATGCATATAAGTTCTTGTCAGTGTGTTATTTAGCAGATTTACTTTCATGCCAGGTTTGAAATGTTTAATTAAGTAATGACCATCCTTAGATCCAACACGAATACTTAAGTTGTTGAAAATTAATCTTGAAGTTCATGGATCGTAATTTAAAGTCGTCATATCATAACAACTTGTATCGGTTTGTATTATATTTATAGTTATGGGCGAAGAAGAAATGTGTGAgatattaaatatataatatattattttggattttataTTATAGGTGGCCTAGCGGTAAAGAGTGAGTCTCTCAAATAAGAGGTCATGAGTTCATGTCTTACTAGGAGACATAAATGGTGTTTAGGATCAGATTAAGAGTAGAATATTTTGCCGTTTCAAAAAAATATACAACCACATTTCTATGTTATAATCCATTAAGATTATTTAAAAGGTTTAGGGATATTTGGTAGCATCTTAATGCCTTTTAATAAGAAGTAGTTATAAATTTGTTCAATTGAAAGCATTTGATTACTCTTattttcacatatgaatatgaaAATATGTTCTTATTTGGTCAGTTGTGATATCCGAATAAGAAAAAAAGATGTGTGTTTCCTTCTTTGCCCTAACATGTTTCTCTCTTATCGCCTACGCTTTCTCTCCTACTTCCAATCGAATTTCCTTGAGAGAAACCTTCATTTAGCCAGCATCGCCAGTGTGCCATTGTCGACCCTCAGTCGGTGTCGCACATCCTCCAGCACCAACACCTTCCTCTGCAAACAACGccaataaattttaaaaactttggttttttcagattttttacaaagaaaaaaaattatggcCGAAAAACTATGCAAGTGGAAAAAAAAACTCACCAACCAAATATAACATTGGACACTTGGCGCAAAGGGAGAGGGTGTTAGCTAGGACACATGTTGCATAGGGGGAAGGATGTTTTTCTACTGTTTCTGATGGGGTCTAGTAGTTGGGAATCGAGATGGAAACCTGATGATAATTGGGCTAAGAATTAGACTTCTGTTGCAAATCACAAATTCAGGGGAAACGAAATCATTCTTTTGTACATGGGAATCGTTATCCAAGTAAGGATATTTCTTCTTTTTATGTCTCAAATTTTCCAAAATCAGTTGTAAGTAGTGATTTATGACGCATATGTAATCGTCTTGGTAAAGTGGTTGATGGTTTTATTTGTAATAAGAAATCTCCATAGGAAAACGTTTTAGATTAATCATATTCTTGGGAGTGAGAGACATTGATAATATGATTAAAAAGTTATATGACGTTTGGTTCGGATATTATAATCTCTTTGCATCCACTCCAagattttcaaaacctaaaaaacCTTCCCCTAGAATTTGTCCTATGCAATCTAAGGTGGAGAAGATTGTgtcaacacaaaattcatatgcaAGTATATTTAGGGGTGTTCCAAAGGACAAAATTGTTAATGAAACGGCTGATGACATAATATATCTCTCATCCATGGAATTTATTGTGGAAAAAAGGAATCGTGCTTGTTTCGTCAAAGCTAAGGACTATCTCACTTTGCCTAACCTCTGGATGCTATGTTTTGATGAAGTTTTTAAAGACTTTGATATTAGATATATTGGTAGTTTTTGGGTTATgtttgaattcaagaacaaagaggcTTGTAAGAATTTCTTGGCTACTGATGTTATTAATCATTGGATTGTAGATAAATGCCCTTGGGATAGGAATTTTGTGCCATCAGAAAGATTACTATGGGTTGATGTCGAAGGATTACCTTTGTGTTCATGGATTAAAGAggcatttagaaaaatcatagctaAGTGGGGTAACATTGTACACCTTGAGGACGGGTTGAGTGAAGATGTGTATAAAAACCGTATTGGTCTTATGATTTCGTTTCAAGGAATTATTTCAGATGTGTTGAAAGTTAGTTTTGATGATCAATTGTTATTAGTTAGAATAAAATAAGCACTCGGTTGGACTCCATCATTCTCGTGTGATATCCCAAAGCCCGAATTTTGATAATGTTGATGGCCATGTGCATTTTCAAGAAGATAGAGATTTTAAAACATGTCATGAAAAAAAGGATTACTCGTATGATCTttttggaatttatgaaactttaGAAAAATGAAGGAAGATGAAGTTAATGAAAATGATCCATGTGAAAAATAGGGATGGTAATTCGGCTAATTTTAGCATGGATGCAAATGGTCACGTGGAAGGGCATTTTAAAAAATTACATAGTTTAGAAGCACATAGAAATGTGGCAGTAGAGTCGGATTCCAACCCTTATCCTCCCGCTGTTGTGATTCCCCCGGCCCTTACCCCTCATCAGACACAAACCACAGTTGCACCTGCTGTTCCTATTGTTGTTCCAGTAGAATCTGCTGTTCCTGTAGCTTCTGTTGTCCTTTTTGTTATTTCATCCACAAGAAGTCCAACTTTTCATGTCGAGGTGTATTCTGCTTCAATTCATGGGTCAGAAGCATGTAATTCTAAGAAAGGTGTTGCTCCTGTTGGATTTTGTGGTGGCTTTCGTCACGTGTTAGGGATAATTGATTCAGAGGATAATCTTTCACACCCACTGGGCTTTTCTAATTTTATTGATAATGGTGGTTATTCGAAGAAGTCTTTCAATAATATGACTTTTTTTAAGTGAAATTCAAAAAGTTTAGATATCGGGAAACCCATGGGTTGTAATATGGATGGGCGTTTTGAACGGTTGAAAGAAATAGTAGAAGGAAGCGGGGATAGAACGGGTTTGAAATGAGATGTATTTCCTTCAATATTCAAGGAGCGGGGTGCAAAGATAAGAGGAGTTGGATTTAAACTTTATGTCGTAAACATCTAGCTATATATTTTTTAGCTATACAAGAAATGAAGATGTAAGCTATTGATTTACATACGGTGCGGTCTTTTAGGGTAATAATTCTTTTCCGCATGCTATTTCTCCCACACATGGTGCTTTGGGTGGGATCTTGATTATTTGGGATTTGGATCGTATATCCCATAAaaatatccaatttttttttttttttttttttttttttttttttttttttgtgattgaCGCGGTTTGGCTTTCTACGAGTTTGGAGGTTTTGTTTATCGTAGTTTATGCTCCTTAAGGAGTGGACTATACAACACGACTGTATGGGACAAATTCTTCAATTTATTTCAACTTTACAAGGGGAGTGTATTTTAACGTGCGATTTTAATGAAGTTCAGGATGATTCGGAGAGATTGGGGTCTCATTTTCATCAGAATACAACGAGGAATTTTAACCACTTTATTGATCAGGCTGAGTTGACAGACATTCCATTAGGTGGTCCTCGTTTTACATGGAGCGATAAGCAGTGATCTAAGTTTAGTAAGATTGATATATTCCTAGTCATCTACagttatcaagtgagtgcataaccACAAGTCATCTACcgttatcaagtgagtgcatattccctttcatgaacattattttaatacaagtattaattaaagtattaaatatatattagaaAGTTTATGTGTGAGCTATATGCTTATTGCATGGTTTATGTGTTAGAAATGTATTTAAGAATATATGCCATGCGAATCAGATATGGTTCTATATATGATAAAAAGGTATATGTCTCTTTTCGCATGGTAACAATAATAGAAACATTATTAGGGAAATAGACAAAAGTATATTAATGTTGGATTagagtctaagtccataactattttggtatgtacttgacctgattatgagcatggtccttttgggttgccttcaccatagcaatatgtaggatgatttaaggagataaatgtttaaatatgatttattaatatattatgagaaaaatatattaaaagagaaatcatattgtttaattaaaattagtcaagaattaattgataattaattttgtggctaaatgagattaattaaacttaggggactgaagttgtaattataagataattataattgggttatggatcacctaataatatattggttggacaaattctatgggaagcccattagaaatcgtctaagggatatgttaaaagagtccatgggctgcttagggcttaagcagccagattagggtttcctagttgaaaaccctaatagcctacatgtatataaagggcccctatgttccaaaaacgtggacaagtcttcctctagggtttctagatgttttgagtagcctcctctcttctcctcttcatccaagttgcttagtggtgtttgtactccattagaggtgcaacacttgaggcactgagttttctaaagccaatcaaagcaaggaattgattgttattgcaatataacaatcaaaggtaattactaaacccttatttcagttcttatatgttagatctagggtttatggatttggatattcaattgcatgttcattagacaaactagatcc is part of the Lactuca sativa cultivar Salinas chromosome 7, Lsat_Salinas_v11, whole genome shotgun sequence genome and harbors:
- the LOC111895733 gene encoding uncharacterized protein LOC111895733 translates to MSSTPELDPAQQQPPPFPPIIQEQAYKSHSGHGSVGPVIGVLAVIMVLGAVAVMIGRLCSGRRIMGHGQYDFEGWVETKCSTCIDGRLGPPPRREPVPVVVVESSGSNVSSSETATTAAPPPQEIPADEVPSQVEEVARHQEQRNLHEA